The following nucleotide sequence is from Harmonia axyridis chromosome 5, icHarAxyr1.1, whole genome shotgun sequence.
gtgtgaatctgagatattcccgcTCTATTTGTTCTACATGGTATAGCAgaatgaactgatttgccacagaattagagaaatattaaaCCATTCTGGGAATTAGGCAGTATTTCGTGCACTTGAAACTTTAGTCGTGTTGGCcaataattaaaaattcgaGTCATTTGTGCCTTTTGAAGGAGCAAATTCGTGAGAGAAAATTCGAGGAGAATATTTTggtgaacaaaaaatattatgcGTTTCAATTTCCTGTACTTTTTTGACATATTTGTTTGGTGGGTTATAAAAAACTTACCTGCTTTTTGATCTAGAGGAACTCCTGGATTTTGATTTAGCACTCTTAGCATGCAGAGAAATTTTACTGTTAGGAGACCTGCTTCTTGATTTACTTTTCTTATCTTTTGAGGATGTCCTAGGTCTGGATGGACTCCTTTCTTTGGAAGAATCTCTACTTTTATTCTTGCTTCCTTTTTCAGagtaaatatcaaaaatatcctTAGCAACTTTGTTTTGTACAGGGCTCTTAGAAATATCTCTCTTTAATGGCAAAACTTTAATATCAAAAACATTTGgctcaatagtttttttctccTGAAGAAGACTAGAGTTTCTGGCTTCCAAAAGTTTGTTCAGACGTTCCTCATATTCTGATTTACCCTTTTGAATCTTTTTCTCCAGGACATCTTTAGCTTTAGCTGCTAGGTCATATTTCAGCATCCGTAACATTTTCAAATCTTTGTCCTCAATTTCTTCCTCTTTGTCTACGTCATCTGCAGGAATTTCATCCTCGGAAGAAGAAGGTCTTAATTTGACAACAGGCAATTGTTTTGACGATTTAGGAGATTTCTCATTTGATTTCTTGTCACTAATTtgctttgaagatttttttatttctttttcagaatgCGAGCTCTCAGAAGAACTTCTACTTCGTTTTGTCGGCCTTGGAGGAGTAACAGAACCATTTCTGAGTTTGCTTTGTACAAAATCTCCTTTTCTTTGTTCCATTCTCTCAACACTTCTTTTTTGTATCTTCCTATCTGCACTTCTGTCTCtgtttctttctttttctgtACTTCTCTCCCTTGATTTTTCATACTTATCTGTTTTGTGGGAATGTGATCTACTCCTTGAATGCCGTTTATCTACTTCCCTGTGGCTTAATTTCTTCTCCGGTGATTTTGGCAATTCTGGAGATTTTGAATGCTTGGATTCCACTCTTTCTGTACCTCTATAACTCTGCCTTTTGTCTTGTGATTTCAACAAGTCTGGAGATCTTGATTTTTTCTTATCCTGTCTTGCATCATCcctttttttataatttgaatgtTCTCTAGATTCAATACTTCTACTTCTGcttttttcatcttttcttgaatttcttgaatactctcttttatttttttccatttcccTAGAATTTTTATTTCCTTGCGTTTTTTCACTAGATCTACTTCTGTCACGACTATACCTTCTTCTATCCTTGGTATTtaatatcttttcattttttctgtcATCATTTTCTCTTTTGTGGTAGCGGTCATATTTCTTATTATCATCTTGTTTCTTATGTCTGTCATCGTCAATATCATACTTCTTCTTGTTGTTTCTACTAATAGGTGACCTAGAATGACTAGTTgatcttttggaattttttgttgattcgTAATATCTATCTCCTACACTAGGTGATCGTCTAGAGACTTCAGTCTTTTTGCTTCTTTCATATCTACTCTGTTTTCTTGGAGGAGTGGCTGATCTTGAGTTCCTTCCTGTTTCACGATTGCTTTTTTTGGAATCGTAATATTGTTTGTCTTTTTTATCTACTGATTTTTCCCTATCAGAAGATTTTGAACGATATTTCTTCCTATATGATGGCGATCTTGAccttgatttctttgatttcctGGATTCATAGGGAGAAGCCGATTTCTTCCTGtgcgaatttttttttgatcccAAAGAATTTGATCTTGATCGTCTGTTGGATTTACTGTACTCCTCGTACTTTCCTTTCATTTTCTTTGGAGATCTACTCCTCTCTTTAGACAACTTGCGTTTTTGTGGAGTAGGAGATTTGTGCTTCTTTTCTCTCCTAACTTCTGGGGAATAATGCTTCACTTTCTTGGAATCTCTTTCCAAGGATTTTTTTCTAGATCTCTCCACTGATCCACTATTATCCCTTTTCTTCTCATTTTTAGTTTTCTTATCgggaatactgaaaaaaaaaaaatcagcaaaAACATACatggaaaaattgtgaaataacAAACCTTTCATCTGAGCTGCTGTTTGAAACTGATCTTCTCCTTTTGGTAGTCTTCTTTTTCTGCGTGAAAAAGTTACATTGTtagtattaaaaaatatttttgatgcaAATACACatgtaaataaaaaattgcgTGCCAAGAGACAACAGGATGCATGTAATACTTATTATTTTGATAATAgttgaaaaacttgaaatttcataaaaagaatATGGTggtgcaaccgtagccgtggtggccatttgactgatatcattttccatcattaatgacataccttcctctttacaatgatataaacatccattgatttctcttaaaatatactcgtttttttttaaattaaaatgaaacctaTTATTATAGAACCCttctcaaaaattattaaagataataataataataaaaattaatcttAATTATGGGAATAAAAAACACCTAGATGTAAATGTGCAGTCTTTGAAATTTTGGGAATATCCCAACAATACCATTTTCTAGGCATGCACCCAATTGTTTTTTGAAATCGATACTTACTAGTTCAAGAGCAAACCTTTGAGGCTATCCTATTAAATGAAGGCACGATTCAAACAGAACAATGTTTACTAAGATCGAAAGACTGCTCCCATGCTGAGAGTaataaatatgataaattgaagaCACAAGAAAGTATAGCTACAAGAATATAGCAGATGGATGGAAGCAAGAAGCTTAGATGATAGAAGCATCACCTGGTAATGAAAGAGTCGTAATTATACTACAATTAAAGCAGATCcgataaatatgaaattttcttaCCCCCTTCTTTTTAGGCTTCTGTTTCTTGGGCGATTCATCTTCGCTGGAATCGTTATCTTCAGAGGAATCTGAATGGTCACTTGGATCTGACGAGACAGACGAGTGCCTATGCTTTTTCTTAGACTTCTTTTTATCCTTGTTTTTC
It contains:
- the LOC123680048 gene encoding serine/arginine repetitive matrix protein 2 isoform X1, which codes for MYNGIGLVTPRGSGTNGHVQRNWALVKPHAKDKTHKTEQELVALDVASNKPPNKEILDHERKRKVELKCAEFAEILEEQGFPEGVVTNKVNNYRNMLMNQDNGKLEKNVDEWGRTNVTETHQVAEAQQEKNARLRKAFGISEYFVDGSSFDPDREAKEKIAESNAIQEREQQIEMEKEQAARYQLVHTPSPEPVDTKASKKKKRKRKDSESSEEPKKKKKSKKKRERSAKNKDKKKSKKKHRHSSVSSDPSDHSDSSEDNDSSEDESPKKQKPKKKGKKKTTKRRRSVSNSSSDESIPDKKTKNEKKRDNSGSVERSRKKSLERDSKKVKHYSPEVRREKKHKSPTPQKRKLSKERSRSPKKMKGKYEEYSKSNRRSRSNSLGSKKNSHRKKSASPYESRKSKKSRSRSPSYRKKYRSKSSDREKSVDKKDKQYYDSKKSNRETGRNSRSATPPRKQSRYERSKKTEVSRRSPSVGDRYYESTKNSKRSTSHSRSPISRNNKKKYDIDDDRHKKQDDNKKYDRYHKRENDDRKNEKILNTKDRRRYSRDRSRSSEKTQGNKNSREMEKNKREYSRNSRKDEKSRSRSIESREHSNYKKRDDARQDKKKSRSPDLLKSQDKRQSYRGTERVESKHSKSPELPKSPEKKLSHREVDKRHSRSRSHSHKTDKYEKSRERSTEKERNRDRSADRKIQKRSVERMEQRKGDFVQSKLRNGSVTPPRPTKRSRSSSESSHSEKEIKKSSKQISDKKSNEKSPKSSKQLPVVKLRPSSSEDEIPADDVDKEEEIEDKDLKMLRMLKYDLAAKAKDVLEKKIQKGKSEYEERLNKLLEARNSSLLQEKKTIEPNVFDIKVLPLKRDISKSPVQNKVAKDIFDIYSEKGSKNKSRDSSKERSPSRPRTSSKDKKSKSRSRSPNSKISLHAKSAKSKSRSSSRSKSSSRSRSRSSSSSSSWSKSSGSRSRSRSRSYSSSSSSSSSSSRSSRSRSPSIPRRHGSPSFLDRRRITSARKRPIPYHRQTPSSLSSRSSCSSLSPWYKRRSTSRSASPFSRSQSRSSIKSTRSP
- the LOC123680048 gene encoding serine/arginine repetitive matrix protein 2 isoform X2, with protein sequence MYNGIGLVTPRGSGTNGHVQRNWALVKPHAKDKTHKTEQELVALDVASNKPPNKEILDHERKRKVELKCAEFAEILEEQGFPEGVVTNKVNNYRNMLMNQDNGKLEKNVDEWGRTNVTETHQVAEAQQEKNARLRKAFGISEYFVDGSSFDPDREAKEKIAESNAIQEREQQIEMEKEQAARYQLVHTPSPEPVDTKASKKKKRKRKDRSAKNKDKKKSKKKHRHSSVSSDPSDHSDSSEDNDSSEDESPKKQKPKKKGKKKTTKRRRSVSNSSSDESIPDKKTKNEKKRDNSGSVERSRKKSLERDSKKVKHYSPEVRREKKHKSPTPQKRKLSKERSRSPKKMKGKYEEYSKSNRRSRSNSLGSKKNSHRKKSASPYESRKSKKSRSRSPSYRKKYRSKSSDREKSVDKKDKQYYDSKKSNRETGRNSRSATPPRKQSRYERSKKTEVSRRSPSVGDRYYESTKNSKRSTSHSRSPISRNNKKKYDIDDDRHKKQDDNKKYDRYHKRENDDRKNEKILNTKDRRRYSRDRSRSSEKTQGNKNSREMEKNKREYSRNSRKDEKSRSRSIESREHSNYKKRDDARQDKKKSRSPDLLKSQDKRQSYRGTERVESKHSKSPELPKSPEKKLSHREVDKRHSRSRSHSHKTDKYEKSRERSTEKERNRDRSADRKIQKRSVERMEQRKGDFVQSKLRNGSVTPPRPTKRSRSSSESSHSEKEIKKSSKQISDKKSNEKSPKSSKQLPVVKLRPSSSEDEIPADDVDKEEEIEDKDLKMLRMLKYDLAAKAKDVLEKKIQKGKSEYEERLNKLLEARNSSLLQEKKTIEPNVFDIKVLPLKRDISKSPVQNKVAKDIFDIYSEKGSKNKSRDSSKERSPSRPRTSSKDKKSKSRSRSPNSKISLHAKSAKSKSRSSSRSKSSSRSRSRSSSSSSSWSKSSGSRSRSRSRSYSSSSSSSSSSSRSSRSRSPSIPRRHGSPSFLDRRRITSARKRPIPYHRQTPSSLSSRSSCSSLSPWYKRRSTSRSASPFSRSQSRSSIKSTRSP